GCGGTCATCAATCGAAGCGGCTCCCTGCATACAGTAACCAATGTATTTCTTAATGTCCTTAATCTTCATATCAGTGTTCTTCAAACAGCAAATGGTGTGAATAAAATTCAAGTCAGAATCGGTAAACTCACGATATCCGGCCTCGTTTCGGGAAACAAACGGCAAGAGCCCCTGCTTGTCGTAATACCGCAGCGTGTAAATGGAAAGGCCGGTCTTTTCGGCGACCTCTTTAATTGAATAAGTCATCTCATCATCCCTTTTAAGTTTAATGTCTTGCACTAGAGTGTACTCTAGCCTTTAGGATAAAGATATTAAATTAACGAGGAGAATATAAATGATTAAAAAAGTATTAGTAACTGGCGGGAACGGCTTTCTGGGCCTCCGAATTATTTCGCAATTGTTGGCTAAAGGTTATGACGTCAGAACCACGCTGCGTTCTCTCGACAAGCAATCACTGGTATTGGATACGTTAGCCGCCAACAACATTGCAAATCTCGACCAGCTGGAATTTGTTCGAGCTGATTTATCAAAAGACGATGGCTGGCAGGAAGCAATGAACGGCATCACAGATGTCATGAGTGTCGCATCCCCCGTATTCTTCGGTAACACCAAAGATAAAAATGCGGCAATGCGACCAGCAATCGACGGCATCACCCGAAACGTCCAAGCTGCACAGAATGCGGGAGTAAAGCGACTTGTCATGACCGCGAATTTTGGCGGCGTTGGTTTCAGCAATCTGGACAAAAATAGTATCACCGATGAAAATGACTGGACCAATCCGGATCAAAAGGGCCTTTCCCTATATGAGAAATCAAAATTACTCGCTGAAAAAGAAGCTTGGAAGCTGGTGAATGAGTCTGACAATTCAATGGCGTTGACAACTATCAATCCAGTTGCCATTCTCGGACCGGCAATGAACGGGCATATATCAGGGAGTTTCGGTATTTTGGAAAACTTGATGAATGGCAGCATGAAACACATTCCCAACATTCCGCTCAACATTGTTGACGTCAGAGACGTTGCCGATTTGCACATTCGCGCCATGGAAAATCCAAATGCCGCCGGGGAACGTTTTATCGCCACCGCCGACGGCCAGATTACCATGCCGGAAATGGCAACAATTATCCGACAGCATTACCCCCAACTGAAAAGCGAAGTTGCCGATAAAATTTTACCAAACTGGGTGGTGAGGGTCGGTTCCCTATTCAACCAACAGGCAAAAGAAGGTCAACTGTTACTGGACGTGAATCGGAATGTCAGTAATCAAAAAGCCCGCGACCTGCTGGGGTGGCAGCCAGTCGGCAGTATTGAGAAAACAATTCTGGATACGCTTCAGAGCATGGACAAATTTGACCTGTTGAAGTGAATGCACCATCAAAAAAGGCATTAACCCACGTCACAAAACGTCACTGAGGTTAATGCCTTTAGTCGACCATGATTTAATTATCAACTTTACCGAGGATAAACACATAGCCATATCGACTTGCCAAATCACCAGATTCACCACTTGGCATGACAATGTTATTGACAATTTGAATGCCGAGTTTGTATCCAGATAAGGACGCCCGCTTACTGTCGGTGTAGCCTTCCGCATTCAGCAATTTCTTAACACCGGCAATTTTGGTTGCGTTGGACGCATTGTGGTTGGTGTAAAGCCACTTTTGAATTGCCGGGAACGTCTTGATATCGGTGTAGCCGGTTGTACTGATCGGACTCGGATCACCATCAATATCATTATCAAAGCTGTCATAATTATAGGCAGCGATCTTTGATAACCCCAAATCCGGCTGAGAGTTAGGGAATAACTTAATAATTTCTCTGGCGAGTTTTTGATTCTTACCGGTTTGAAGATACTGGTTAAAATCGGTATTATTCACAAAATAACCAATATCAACATAATTCATTCCGGTATGATCGGGATTAAGCCCACCCGTGATCGCAGATTCTGCAACGTACCCCCTGGTACTCTTGGTGGTACCGTTTAAAGTCCCGGACAGGTAGACGTACTTGGTATCTTTCCCATTGTGCTGCATGACAACTGTATGGGTTTTCTGGAACACAGCACCAGGATAATCCTTCAGGTTCGCCCGTTTCTTAGTATGGGTATAATTCCATACGTAAACATTTTTTGCTTTGTACGAATCCTTTACGTGGAAATAATCGTACTTGTTATACCACTTTGTGCTGATAATTTGATACCCATATGGGCTAAATCCGGGAGTCAAAGCATTTGTTCGAACATACCCCTGCATGTTGCCAGTCCGGTTGGCAACGTAATAGTAAGTCGCACTCTTCAATTTGTGATAGATGCGAACCTTTTTCTCGACAAACCACGTGGTTGTTTTGTGATTGGCGAGTTTGTAACCCTTTTTGTAGAAGACATTCGACTTGATATTTTTGTCAAATTCCTGGTTATTCCACACGGACGCCTTGGTTTTGGCCTTCGCGTGAAAGGCAACATCTTCAGTATAGTTGCTGTAATTTTGATAAGTCTTCAGCGTTTTCACCCGATAATTATTGTGGGCTGCCTGTGCGGGCTGTGGGCTGGCCACCACAGCAAATACGACAAAGGCCAGCATCACACCGACAAGCTTAACGAGTTTTTTCATGAATGAACCCCCTCTTTCAATAACAGAATATCATGATTAAGTTACCACTGTGTTAAATAATGTATTCATTTTCATGATGGATTCAGATTGGTGTGTTGACGAAAGGTAGACAATCATTTAAAATTATAGGTATTCTATCACGAAAGGAAGATTGCTATGAGTTCACTTGTTAATCGCAGTTGGCAAAGCCGGTAACAAGTCACATCGACACAGATGCGACTTGATCTTAAGCATGCGATCATGAACGCATCTGTGCCGGCAATCTTTCGGAAAACGAACGGTCTGGCCAGATGATTTCGGCAGGCCGACTTATCACGAGTATTTCGGTCAGACCGGAATGCTCGTTTTTTGTTCGCATAACTGATGGCGTTACATATTTATTCAAATTGAGGGAGACAGCTATTATGAAGAAAAAATATTTAATTTCAGGTGTCGTGTTAATTTTTGTCGTAATCTTGGGGGTTGCATTTTTCCAAGGACAACAGAAGCAAAAGCCCCAGGCCAAGCCAACCGTGGGGATTCTCCAGTTGATGTCCCATCCAGCTTTGGATGCCATCCATAAAGGAATTATCCACGGTCTTGAAGAAGAGGGCTATAAACCTGGTAAGAACATCAAAATTGACTTTCAAAATGCCCAAAATGATCAAAGTAATTTGAAGACCATGAGCACCAAGTTTGCCAACGAGGACGCCGATCTTTCAATTGGGATCGCCACCCCATCTGCTCAGGCATTGGCCAACACCATTACCCACAAGCCCGTCATCTTGGGGGCCATCACTGATCCTAAAGGCGCTGGTTTGGTAAAGAACAATGAAAAACCCGGCGGCAACATCACCGGTGTTTCCGATCAGGCACCTTTAAAAGAGCAGCTGAATTTGATCAAGCAATTCATGCCAAAAATGAAAACCTTGGGAATTATCTACACTTCCAGTGATGACTCCGCTGTTGCCCAATACAAGATGTTTGTCAAATTATGCAAACAGGAAAACGTCCGTCTCAAAGCATACTCAATCGCCAACACCAACGATTTGACCCAGGTTGCTGAACAAGCGGTTCGCTCAGTGGATGCCATTTATGTCCCAACCGACAACACGATTGCTGGGGCCATGCAGACACTGGTTGGCGCTGCCAATAACGCCAAAGTCCCTGTTTTCCCAGCTGTTGATACGATGGTCAAGCAAGGCGGCGTAGCAACTTACGGCATCGACCAGTATCAATTAGGAGTTGCGACCGGTAAGATGAGTGCCCAAATATTGAAGGGTAAGAAGAAGCCGTCAACCACCCCAATTAAATTCTTCCGTCACGGAAAATTAATTATCAATGAAAAGCAGGCTAACAAGTTGGGAATCAAGATTCCTGCCAACCTCTTAAAAGAAGCCCAACAAAAAGGAGAATTGATCAAATGAGTATTATCGTCTCAGCCATCGGCCAAGGATTGACCTGGGGAATTGTCGGTATCGGCTTATTCCTGACTTTTAGAATTCTGGATTTCCCCGACATGACCGTTGAAGGAACCTTCCCCATGGGCGCAGCTGCCTGTGTCGCCGCCATTTATTCAGGGGCCTCACCACTAGTCGCAACTTTGATTGCCTTTGTGGCAGGCATGCTGGCTGGTTTGGTGACTGGTTTGCTGTATACCAAAGGTAAAATTCCGGTATTACTTGCCGGAATTCTGGTGATGACCGCTGCTTACTCAGTCAACCTGAGAATCATGGGCAGAGCCAATTTATCGCTCTTCGACAAACCCACCATGTTAAAGAACCACTTTTTGGAATCCTTACCACCCTATTTTGACAGTGTCCTTCTTGGGATCGTCGTGGTTGCCATCGTCACAGCACTTATTGTTTACTTTCTCCAGACCAACCTCGGCCAAGCATTTATTGCCACCGGTGATAATCCCAACATGGCCCGCTCACTTGGCATCAGCACAGATGCCATGCAGATTATGGGCTTGGGTGTTTCTAACGGTTTAATTGGCCTTGGTGGCGCCTTGGTTGCTCAAAATAATGGTTTTGCCGACGTCAATATGGGAATCGGTGTCATCGTGGTTGCCCTGGCTTCCATCATTATTGGTGAAGTCGTCTTTGGCGATTTGACGATGAACCAGCGGCTGATCGCAGTGACCATCGGGAGTATCTTGTACCGATTTGTTATTTTGCTGGTTCTCAAGCTCGGCTTCAACGCCAACGATTTGAACCTAATTTCAGCTATCGTCTTGGCATTATTCATGATGTTCCCGGTTTTGGAAAAACGCTTCCGAATCCGCCATACTTTAGCAAAGGGGATGACCAAACATGACTGAACCAATCTTCGAATTAAATGACATTGTGGTCACCGTCAACCACGGCACACCTGAGCAGATTAACATCATGGATCACGTGAATTTATCTGTCTTCCCTGGCGACTTCATTACGATTCTCGGTTCTAACGGGGCCGGTAAATCGACCTTGTTCAACGTCATTGGCGGCAATCTCCCTGTGACCAGCGGCCAAATTCTCCTGAACGGCAAGGACATCACCAGCATGTCGGTTGAGAAGCGGACCCGGTTCTTAAGCCGAGTATTCCAGGATCCCAAAATGGGAACTGCGCCACGGATGACGGTGGCAGAAAATCTGCTGCTGTCCGAAAAGCGTGGCCAACGTCGCGGCTTTGCACCGCGGCATCTCAAGACGCACATGGATAAATTCAAGCAAATCACCTCAGTGATGAATAACGGTTTGGAACATCGGCTGAACACGGCAACTGGCAAGCTTTCCGGTGGCCAGCGACAGGCCTTGAGTTTCTTGATGGCCACCATCAAGCGCCCCGACATCCTGTTATTGGATGAGCACACCGCAGCCCTTGATCCGCAAACTTCGCAAGAATTGATGACTGCCACGAACGATCAAATTACCCGCAACCATTTAACCTGTTTGATGATCACCCACCATTTGGATGATGCCCTGAAATACGGAAATCGCTTAATTGTCTTGGATAACGGTCGAATCACTTACGATATCGCCGGTGACGAGAAGGATAATCTCACCAAGGAAGAGTTGCTGAGTTTCTTTAATGATATTGAAGAGTAACGCACGATTGCTTTTATAATTAAAATGTCAACTTGGTCGGTGCATGCGAATCCGCATGTACCGGCCTTTTTTCTTGCTTCCATTTTTGAGAGAAGGTTCAAATCCTTTAAAATCTGAGTAAAATGAGACCTACCATTCGGTTTATGAGAAATTTTAAAGCGCTTTCTTTGTATATTCTATATCTTCCTATTTATAATGAGGGCGTACAAAGTGTCTATAATCATTTGTGATTGTGAATTTTCTATATAATTTTAACTTATGTAAATAATTCGATTTTTCTTCACAGAATCTTTATAGATTTTTTGTAAACTATAGTCAGTAAAGGAAAAGGAAGTGAACATTATGCAAAATCAACAATCAACTCCAAAGAAACGTCGATTTAAGATGCCTTCAGCCTACACCATCTTATTTCTGATCATTATTTTTGTTGCTATTTTAACTTGGATCATCCCTGCCGGACAGTATAGCACCGACAAAGCCGGCAATATCATTGCCCACACTTACAAAGCGGTGGCTTCTAATCCGCAGGGAATCTGGGACGTCTTCTCCGCCCCGATTTATGGAATGGTCGGAAATGATACGACGGAAGGCGCGATCTCCGTTTCACTGTTCATCCTGGTGATTGGGGGCTTCTTGGGAGTCGTCAATCAAACTAAGGCGCTTGATGATGGAATTGCGACTGTTGTGTCAAAATACAAAGGCAAGGAAAAAGTTTTGATTCCCCTGCTGATGATTTTGTTTGCACTTGGTGGGTCAACTTACGGCATGGCCGAAGAAACCATTGCCTTTTACCCACTGCTAATTCCAGTCATGATTGGGGTCGGCTTCGATTCACTAGTGGCCGTCGCAATTGTCTTGGTTGGTTCGCAGGTCGGATGTTTGGCATCCACGGTTAACCCATTTGCGACCGGGGTTGCCTCACAAACGCTGCACATTTCACCCGGAGATGGGATTATTTCCCGGGCGGTCCTGTTTGTCATCGTGGTGGCAATCAGTATCCTGTTTGTTTACCGATACGCTGCCAAAATTGAAAATGATCCTTCAAGGTCTTACGTCTTTGAACAGCGTGAAGAAGATTTGAAACGATTTGCGTTGAACCATGAAGACCAACCCGGCACTAAGATGACCGGCCGACAAAAAGCCGTTCTCTGGATGTTTGGTTTGACATTCCTAGTCATGATCATGGGCTTGATTCCATGGGACCAAATCAACAAGAACTGGACCTTCTTTACCAGTTTCACCAAATGGGTTCAAGATGTGCCATTCTTAGGTAGTCTGGTTGGTTCCAACCTGGTACCATTTGGTTCCTGGTACTTCACTGAAATTACGACCCTCTTCTTCTTGATGGCAATCGTGGTGATGTTCGTCTTCCATATGAAGGAATCCACATTTATCGAATCATTCTTAGCCGGAATGAGTGACTTCATGGGTGTAGCAATTGTTGTTGCTGTTGCCCGTGGAATTCAAGTTGTCATGAATGATGGAAACATCACCGCAACCGTTCTCCACTGGGGTGAAATGGGCTTGTCCAACCTCGGGTCGGTTGTCTTCATCATCTTGGCATACATCTTCTACATCCCAATGTCCTTCTTGATTCCATCAACGTCAGGCCTGGCAGCCGCTACGATGGGCATCATCGGCCCAATGGGTAAGTTCGCCGGTGTTGACCCAAGCTTGGTTGTAACAGCTTACCAGAGTGCATCCGGCTGGGTTAACCTAATCACACCAACATCGGGCGTTGTGATGGGAGCCTTGACAATTGCCCACGTCAACATCACGACTTGGTGGAAATTCATGTTCAAATTGATGGTTTACTTGTTCTTAGCGACTGCGATTTTCCTGGGGGTAATGGCACTGCTGTAGAGCGCGACGAGGCCCGGGTGATGCGGTTTCTAAGGGTACTGTGATTAAAGCCCCTGGTTTTGGGGCTTTAATCACAGTACCCTTAGAAGTTAGCATCTGGGCCGTCGGAGCGCATTTCAATCAGAGCGCGACGAGGCCCGGGTGACCCCGGAGTGTAAGCCGAAAGCTTTGATGATGGACGTTTTTGGTCCATCATTAAAGTTTTTGGCTTACACAGTAGGGGTCAGGGCCGTCGGAGCGCCTTTCCACTCGGTAAAAAGAACCCACAAACACCCATCAACCTCAAACAAAAGCCACCAACCAAAACCACTAACAACAACCAAAAACCAAAAAACTCAACCTAGGAGGCACCAACAAAAATGTCTGAAAAATTAGTCACAGAAACAGAACAAAACGAAGCTGTTGAAGGCTTAAAACGCTTAGTCAGCAAACCTTCAGTCAATGATCCAGCCACCGTTTCCAAAACGACGCCATTTGGTCAAGGAATCGACGACGCATTAACCGAAGTCTTACAGATCGCTGAAGAAAATGGCTTCAAGACGTTTAAAGATCCTGAAGGCCATTATGGCTATGCTGAAATTGGCTCCGGCGATAAGATCTTTGGCATTATTGGCCACATGGACGTTGTCCCGGCCGGTGATCCAAATGATTGGGATTCCGATCCATTTACCGCAACCATCAAAGATGGCTACATTTACGGCCGTGGCACCCAAGACGACAAAGGTCCTTCGATGGCAGCCATGTTCGCCGTCAAAGCCCTAGTTGATCGTGGGTACAAGTTCAACTGCCGCATTCGATTTATCTTCGGCACCGACGAAGAGACCCTTTGGCGTGGGATTGCTGTGTATAACCAAAAGGAATCCCCAACTGATTTTGGAATCGCACCCGATGCCGAATTCCCACTGATTTACGCAGAAAAAGGGCTGGAACAGTCCTACCTGGTTGGTCCCGGGATGGATGATCTGTCCCTCGATTTGGAAAATGCTTTTAACGCCGTCCCTGCCAAAGCCCCTTACAACGGGCCAAAGCTGGATGAAGTCAAGGCATCCCTGGACAAACACGGCTTCAAATACGAAGACCATGGCACTGATGGCATCACCGTCGTTGGTAAAGCGGTTCATGCCATGAATGCCCCTCAAGGTACCAATGCAGTCTTGCGTTTGGCAATTGCCTTGGACAACGTCTTTGACAGCCCCGTACTCGACTTCTTTGGCAAGAAATTCCAGGAGGACGCTACCGGTACCAATCTGCTTGGCGATGTCGAAGATGAGGCGTCTGGTCATTTGACCATGAATATTTCCAGTCTCAAAATTGATCAAAAAGAAACTCGCATGCAAGTCGACATGCGGATTCCCGTCACCGTTAATCATGACGAATTGATTGAAAAGCTCAAGGAGGCGGCCGAACCATATGACCTGCACTACGAGGCATTTGACTATGTTGCCCCACTGTATGTGCCAACTGACAGTGATTTAGTCAAGACGTTAATGTCAACCTACAAGGATTTGACCGGCGATGACACCCAACCGCAAATTTCCGGCGGTGCCACATTTGCCCGAACCATGAACAACTGCGTGGCTTATGGTGCCATGCTGCCAGGAACCCCTGATTTTATGCATCAGGTCAATGAAAATTGGGAGCTTAAGAGTATGTACAAGGCAATGGATATTTACGCTGAAGCAATTAAACGTCTCTGCACAGACTAACCGTGACGTTCATGAAATATAAAAAATGCTCGGGAACCAATCGTTCTCGAGCATTTTTGTGTCTCTATTAATCTAAGCGAGTCTATTTGTTTTGAGCAGCCGACTTCAATGCGGCATTCTTTCGCATATCCATTTCAATTTGTTCAAGCGTCTTGCCACGGGTTTCTGGCACCATGTAGATGACGAAGAAGATTGAAACGATCGCAAAGAAGGTAAAGACGGCAAATGGTCCACCAACATTGTTGTTAAACATGTGAAGTAATTCCAAGAAGAATTGTGAAACGATAAAGTTTCCAATCCAGTTGGCAGCGGAACCAATTGAAGTTCCGACTCCACGGACATTCAATGGGAAGATTTCACCGATCATCAACCAGCAAATTGGGCCCCATGAAACGGCGAAACCAAAGATATAAATTCCAATCAGGATCATGGTTGGAACAGCAGCGTCTTGAACTTTTAAAGTGAAGTTCAAGATTGAGAGAATTCCAATTGACAATGCCATGACGATTGAACCAAATAGCAGAATGGTTCTTCGGTTGAATCGATCCATGATATTGTATGCCAAGATCGTGCAGAGGAAGTTGACAATCCCAATCCCAACAGAAATCCAAATAGCGTTACTCTCAGGGAAACCAAAGCCTTTAATGAAGACTTGCGGCAGGAAATAAATCACTGAATTAATTCCAACTAACTGTTGAAGCAGCATCAGCAAAATCGCAACAATCACTGCTGGGCGAGCAAAGGTAAACAGCTCTTTGAGACCGCCCTTGGGTTGGTTGGCAACTTCTTGAATCCCAGCCAATTCCTTGTCAGGATCCTCATCTGTCTTTGCCCGGAGTTCATGAAGAACGTCCCGAGCCTCGTCAATCCGACCCTTTTCAACCAAATAACGTGGTGATTCGGGGAGAATGATTGAACCGACAAACAGCATCAAAGCTGGAATCAAAGCGGATCCAAGCATCCAACGCCAGTCACGTAATCCCAGCAGATTGTGATGTAAGAATCCTAAGTTGGAAACGTATGCTAACAGGATTCCTAAAGTAATCATCAACTGAAACATCGTACCAAGTGAGCCACGGTGCGGTGCATCAGCCAACTCTGCCAAATAGGCTGGCGTTAAAGCTGACGCAGATCCGACAGCAAAGCCTAAGATGATTCGGGCAATGACCATTGATACAAATCCTTGGGCAAACATTGACAGTCCTGATCCAATTAAGAATAGGATCGAGGCTAAAACCAACAGGCGCTTTCGACCAAACCGGTCCGAAAGTGAACCAATCGACAACGCACCAACAGATGAACCAATCAAAACAGACGAGACAATGAACCCAGTCTGTTCAGTTCCTAAATTAAAATTGCTTTCAATCAATGGTGAGGCACCTGAAATAATACCAGTATCAAATCCAAATAGAAGGCCACCTAATGCACCAAAGAAGAAAATAAAGAACGTACTTAAATGACGTGCTTTCACGATTATCCCTCCTTAGGGGATCATTTCTGAATCAATCAAATCTTGTAATCCCTTTCATTTGAAACAAAAATACATTAAAACAGTTCAGTATTCATACTCCCCCTTTAGATACTCAATTTGTACTATCCTTCAGTATAAAAACGTTGAGGCTAAAATTCAAGAAATTACATTTTTGACTTACTAATATTCAGTTGATAACCAATCAGATTTAAAGCTAATTTGTAATTCGTTATAATAGTTAGGTACCGAAACACTTTGCTTGTGTTCAAAAAAATTCAGTGTATACTTCTTATTGTTAGGTACCTAAGTATAACAATTTAAAGGAGAATGAATATGGCAGATATTAATAAAAGAGAACTATTAGGCAAGTTCTTCGGCTTCCTTCATGGAACCCAACGATTTGCCCGTCACCAAGAACGGCCTTACCATTTGCGGGGCCAAAACAGAGTCCTGGTTATCCTGTCCAAGGAAGGCACACTGATTCAAAGTCAGTTGGCTGAAATCATGGACATCCGACCATCATCAATGACTGAATTGTTGTCCAAGTTGGAAGAGCGCGGCTTGATCACCCGGACTCCTGACGAAAACGACAAACGAGTTACCAATGTGGCCATCACCGACGAAGGCAAGAAAGCCATCGAAGACGATGATTCCACTGATGACATGCTCGACCAAATTTTTGCGGGGCTCTCTGATGAAGAATTGGCTCAATTAAACGAACTGTTGAGTAAATTGAACACGTCACTCAAAGAGAAACTCCCTGACCACGACGACGAACCAGGTTGGGGACACCGTTTCCCTCACCGCGGATTTGGCGGCGGCCCTCATGGCCATCACGGCTTTGGTGGTCCCCACGGCGATCCTCGCGGTCATGGACCAATGGGATTCGCGCCAAGAGATTAAGTTGTTTCATCACAGAAAGGCTGCCGATTTGGCAGCCTTTTTGCATACATATAATACTCTAACTTTTCACATTCTAACTCTTCACAAAATTAGCAATCACATCCTGTTTCTTACTCATCTTAATTTTCGCCTGAGCAGCTGCTAAGCGAGCCACCGGTACCCGGTAAGGTGAGCAGGAAACATAGGAAACATTGATCGACTCGAAGAACTCGATTGATTTGGGATCCCCACCAACTTCTCCGCAAACGCCGATTGGCAGGTTGGGTTTGGTAAACCGGCCTTTCTCAACAGCCATCTTCATTAATTCACCGACGCCGTCTACATCAACCGTTTGGAACGGATCTGCTTTGAGAAGCCCCTTCTCAATGTATTCTGGCATGAACGAACCCACATCATCCCGGGAGAAGCCATAGGTCAGCTGGGTTAAATCGTTGGTGCCAAAGCTGAAGAAGTCGGATACTTCGGCAACTTTATCAGCAGTTAAGCAGGCCCGCGGAATTTCCATCATCGTTCCAACCGTGTATTTCAACCTGGTTCCTTGCTCGTTAAACAAGCTTTCGACCTGGTTCACAACGATGTCTCGAACCCAGCTCATCTCAGCCTTGGAACCGGTGAGTGGAATCATAATGTGTGGCTGAATTTCCAGTCCTTGGGTGTGCAGCTCCAAAGCAGCTCCAATGATTGCCCGTACCTGCATCTCATAAATGTCTGGGAAGGTTACAGCCAATCGATCGCCACGATGACCGAGCATCGGGTTGATTTCTTTGAGGGCATCCACTCGACGAACCAGGTATTCCGGGTCAATTCCCAACTGATCGGAAACTTGAGCAATTTCTTTGGCGTCGTGCGGTAAAAATTCGTGTAATGGTGGATCCAGCAAACGAATCGTGACCGAACGGCCTTCCGATAAACGGAACAATTCGTAAAAGTCTCCCTGCTGCATCTGCAGTAACTCGGCCAGGGGGGCTTTTCGTTCTTCGGCGTCTTCAGCGATGATCAACCGTCTCATTTCCAGCAGTCGCTCCGGTTTGAAGAACATGTGCTCCGTTCGAGTCAGGCCAATTCCGTCAGCACCGAATTTCAGTGCTTGGGCAAAATCGGCAGGCGTGTCGGCGTTGGCATACACGCCCAGGTCTCCTTCCTGCTTGGACCAATCCAAAATTGTCGACAGGTCGTCATTGACCCTTGAATCATTGGTCTGAATCTGCCCGAAATAAAGGTTACCGTTAGTGCCGTCAACTGACAGCCAGTCTCCTTCGTGCAGCTCAGTTCCGGCAATGGTGGCGACCCCGTTTTGATAGTCAACCTGCAGATCATTCACCCCAACCGTCGCCGGGGTTCCCATGCCACGCGCCACAACCGCCGCGTGGGAAGTCATCCCACCACGGGAAGTGACAATCGCTTCACTAATGACCATCCCTTCAATGTCCTCTGGTGACGTATCCTGCCGAACCAGGATAACCTGCTGTTCCAAATCATCATG
Above is a genomic segment from Lentilactobacillus buchneri containing:
- a CDS encoding MerR family transcriptional regulator, which encodes MTYSIKEVAEKTGLSIYTLRYYDKQGLLPFVSRNEAGYREFTDSDLNFIHTICCLKNTDMKIKDIKKYIGYCMQGAASIDDRKQLLLKHRQEVLAKQRLLADNLKEIDYKLNVYTDPNSQAIIDREVAYVQDEKAKNHLADPFAVK
- a CDS encoding SDR family oxidoreductase — encoded protein: MIKKVLVTGGNGFLGLRIISQLLAKGYDVRTTLRSLDKQSLVLDTLAANNIANLDQLEFVRADLSKDDGWQEAMNGITDVMSVASPVFFGNTKDKNAAMRPAIDGITRNVQAAQNAGVKRLVMTANFGGVGFSNLDKNSITDENDWTNPDQKGLSLYEKSKLLAEKEAWKLVNESDNSMALTTINPVAILGPAMNGHISGSFGILENLMNGSMKHIPNIPLNIVDVRDVADLHIRAMENPNAAGERFIATADGQITMPEMATIIRQHYPQLKSEVADKILPNWVVRVGSLFNQQAKEGQLLLDVNRNVSNQKARDLLGWQPVGSIEKTILDTLQSMDKFDLLK
- the trpX gene encoding tryptophan ABC transporter substrate-binding protein; translated protein: MKKKYLISGVVLIFVVILGVAFFQGQQKQKPQAKPTVGILQLMSHPALDAIHKGIIHGLEEEGYKPGKNIKIDFQNAQNDQSNLKTMSTKFANEDADLSIGIATPSAQALANTITHKPVILGAITDPKGAGLVKNNEKPGGNITGVSDQAPLKEQLNLIKQFMPKMKTLGIIYTSSDDSAVAQYKMFVKLCKQENVRLKAYSIANTNDLTQVAEQAVRSVDAIYVPTDNTIAGAMQTLVGAANNAKVPVFPAVDTMVKQGGVATYGIDQYQLGVATGKMSAQILKGKKKPSTTPIKFFRHGKLIINEKQANKLGIKIPANLLKEAQQKGELIK
- a CDS encoding ABC transporter permease, with the protein product MSIIVSAIGQGLTWGIVGIGLFLTFRILDFPDMTVEGTFPMGAAACVAAIYSGASPLVATLIAFVAGMLAGLVTGLLYTKGKIPVLLAGILVMTAAYSVNLRIMGRANLSLFDKPTMLKNHFLESLPPYFDSVLLGIVVVAIVTALIVYFLQTNLGQAFIATGDNPNMARSLGISTDAMQIMGLGVSNGLIGLGGALVAQNNGFADVNMGIGVIVVALASIIIGEVVFGDLTMNQRLIAVTIGSILYRFVILLVLKLGFNANDLNLISAIVLALFMMFPVLEKRFRIRHTLAKGMTKHD
- a CDS encoding ABC transporter ATP-binding protein, producing the protein MTEPIFELNDIVVTVNHGTPEQINIMDHVNLSVFPGDFITILGSNGAGKSTLFNVIGGNLPVTSGQILLNGKDITSMSVEKRTRFLSRVFQDPKMGTAPRMTVAENLLLSEKRGQRRGFAPRHLKTHMDKFKQITSVMNNGLEHRLNTATGKLSGGQRQALSFLMATIKRPDILLLDEHTAALDPQTSQELMTATNDQITRNHLTCLMITHHLDDALKYGNRLIVLDNGRITYDIAGDEKDNLTKEELLSFFNDIEE
- a CDS encoding YfcC family protein, translated to MQNQQSTPKKRRFKMPSAYTILFLIIIFVAILTWIIPAGQYSTDKAGNIIAHTYKAVASNPQGIWDVFSAPIYGMVGNDTTEGAISVSLFILVIGGFLGVVNQTKALDDGIATVVSKYKGKEKVLIPLLMILFALGGSTYGMAEETIAFYPLLIPVMIGVGFDSLVAVAIVLVGSQVGCLASTVNPFATGVASQTLHISPGDGIISRAVLFVIVVAISILFVYRYAAKIENDPSRSYVFEQREEDLKRFALNHEDQPGTKMTGRQKAVLWMFGLTFLVMIMGLIPWDQINKNWTFFTSFTKWVQDVPFLGSLVGSNLVPFGSWYFTEITTLFFLMAIVVMFVFHMKESTFIESFLAGMSDFMGVAIVVAVARGIQVVMNDGNITATVLHWGEMGLSNLGSVVFIILAYIFYIPMSFLIPSTSGLAAATMGIIGPMGKFAGVDPSLVVTAYQSASGWVNLITPTSGVVMGALTIAHVNITTWWKFMFKLMVYLFLATAIFLGVMALL
- a CDS encoding M20 family metallopeptidase, with amino-acid sequence MSEKLVTETEQNEAVEGLKRLVSKPSVNDPATVSKTTPFGQGIDDALTEVLQIAEENGFKTFKDPEGHYGYAEIGSGDKIFGIIGHMDVVPAGDPNDWDSDPFTATIKDGYIYGRGTQDDKGPSMAAMFAVKALVDRGYKFNCRIRFIFGTDEETLWRGIAVYNQKESPTDFGIAPDAEFPLIYAEKGLEQSYLVGPGMDDLSLDLENAFNAVPAKAPYNGPKLDEVKASLDKHGFKYEDHGTDGITVVGKAVHAMNAPQGTNAVLRLAIALDNVFDSPVLDFFGKKFQEDATGTNLLGDVEDEASGHLTMNISSLKIDQKETRMQVDMRIPVTVNHDELIEKLKEAAEPYDLHYEAFDYVAPLYVPTDSDLVKTLMSTYKDLTGDDTQPQISGGATFARTMNNCVAYGAMLPGTPDFMHQVNENWELKSMYKAMDIYAEAIKRLCTD